Within Anolis sagrei isolate rAnoSag1 chromosome X, rAnoSag1.mat, whole genome shotgun sequence, the genomic segment CGTCCTTAGCCATGTGGGGGCACGTTGGTGGTCCGGAAGTCCAAACTACTCTTTGACGGGGGCTTCTGGACTGCTACTCTTGCTTTCTGGAGCCATGTACCTTTGTGGTACTTCCTATATGGCCTACAGAGCCCTAGCAGATCTTACAAAGGCGCAGGTCCCACCGGAGAACAGATATCATCTTGGGACATGCCTCTATCTAGGATGGAGTGGAGGAACAGCTGAGGTCTTTGCTGGGCTGTGCCTGGCCTCCAGTTTCCACAAGAAGGATGGCCACAGGTTAAGGAGTCTGCATGTACCCTACAGAGTGGATTATTAATGGAGCAGAAAACATTGCGGAACTGGCTGGCACAGGAATAAAATGCATCAGTAATAGTTTGGTTGTGAAGAGGTAGTAAGATCATacagacatttctcctgcatgATGCTGTTTGAGACATTAAGGAATGCCATGTGATCAGGAAATGAATAGTACGTGCTTAAGAGAATagtgactatgtattgtcgaaggctttcatggccggaatcactgggttgttgtaggtttttccgggctgtatggccatgttctggaggcaatttttctcctgacgtttcgcctgcatctatggctctgaggatgcttgccatagatgcaggcgaaacgtcaggagaaaaattgcctccagaacatggccatacagcccggaaaaacctacaacaacccagaatagtGACTGTTCTGTACATGTCATCTCGACTGCATTTTCTGTACCGATATGTAGTGCCTTAAAAATATCTTGAATGTAAGCCAAGAGTATAAATGTTTGATGTGAACGGGGTCTTCGGGATTTTCGGGAATTTGAGTTGGAGTGatccacctagagcagtggttctcaaccttcctaatgccgtgaccccttaatacacttcctcatgttgtggtgacccccaaccataacattactttcgttgctacttcataactgtcattttgctactgttaggaatcgtcatgtaaatatctcatatgcaggtctattttcattcactggaccaaatttggcacaaataaacaatatgcccaaatttgaatattggtggggttgggggggggattgattttgtcatttgggagttttaattgctgggatttatagttaacctacaatcaaagagcattctgaactccaccaaagatgaatttgaaccaaacttggcacacagaactcccatgaccaacagaaaatactggaagggtttggtgggcattgacattgcgttttggagttgtagttcacctacatcaagagagcactgtgggctctgacaatgatggatctggaccaaacttggcacgaattctcaagattccgaaatgtgaacactgatggagtgggggaaaacagaccttgacatttgggagttgtagttgctgggatttatgattcacctacaatcaaagagcattctgaaccccaacaaggatagaattgggccaaatttcccacgcagatgctccatgaccaacagaaaatattgtgttttctgatggtctttggcgacccctccaggggtcccgaccccaggttgagaaacactgacctagagcccCGGCCAGTCAAAAATAAatctccatttttcttttcccttttcaggTAAAGCTTGGCATGTTTCCTAAAGAACCTATCATAACATTTGCAGTTtttattcatccatctatctagtcTTGAATGTATACCTTGTAATGGGATCCAAGGCAGCTGTGTTCGCAGCTAAGTCAACATAACCAgggagtaagagctgttcagcagtagaactctctgcctcagagtgtggtggaaagctctttctttggagacttaaacagaagctggctggccatctgttggggtgctttgattgtgcttttcctgcatgacaggtttagactagatggctcatgtggtctctcccACCTTAATTGTTCTGATTCTAGTGTCTGAATGTAGACATGTAaacaagcagaaataaataaatgtcctgtTTTAGTCATGTATGATCTTTGCAGTATGTTTAAGAATAAATCCAACGCCTAAAAGGGAGGGTACATTGGATTCATGTCAACTATCTTTCTCCATATTTTGATGATCAGCCAGAAAAGAGACAAATAACATCTGCTCAGAGTGAGTCACCAAAGTAATGCTTTTTTCACTTACGCAGGGGATTAACTTAGGTAGACAAAAGGCCAGGTATAGATTGGCCCCAGCAGTATCTTCATGATACTGTCAGGTTTGGGTAATAACATTGCAAGGATATAATGAGGTCACACCTGAAAGATCCTCGAGAGCAATCTATTAATGTGaaatttttcctttgtttatttGAACACTTATAATACTTTGATcgcctgatggtgcagtgggttaaaccgctgagctgctgaacttactgaccgaaaggttggcagtttgaattcagggagtgaggtgagctcccactgttagccccagcttctgccaatctagaagttcgaaaacatgcaaatgtgagtagatcaataggtacttctttggtgggaaggtaacggtgctccatgcagtcatgccggccacatgaccttggagatatctacggacaacactggctcttcggcttagaaatggagatgagcactaccccagagtcagacacaactagacttaatgtcaagggaaacctttacctttaccctaacaCTTAGAACTAAGCCACAGTACTATTGAAAGTGTGCATAGAACtagttcaaatattttaaaattagacATGACTTGTTGGTGCATCAAAAGTGTAAACCAGTGGTGGGAATTGCCAACTCCTTAAAATCTTCTACTGCACATCCCATCCTCCCTGGACAACGGAGCCAACGGGCCACGGTTAggacagcgggttaaaccgccagctggaaaaaaatattgctgactggaaggttggcagttcaagctgtgggtcagggtgagctcctgtcgtcAGCCCTAGCTTATGCTTATctaggtaaaggtattcccctgacattaagtccagttgtgtccaactctggggtgtggtgctcatctccatttctaagagccggcgttgttcgtagacacctccaaggttatgtagctggcatgactgcatggagtgccgttaccttcccactggagcggtacctattgatctactcacatttgcatgttttcaaactgctaggttggcagaagatggagctgacagcggaagctcacgcctctccccggattagaacctgaccttttggtcaacaagctcagcactttaaaacactgtgccaccgggggcttacctagaagtttgaaaacagtaatgtgagtagataaataggtaccactttggtggggaggtaaaaagGAACCCATGAAGATATGCTGGCAAATTGATCAGGAAGATGTCGACAGACATTAagttcctcagcatggaaaatggaccAACAGCACCTTCCCATGGAGActggaaaagatgggaagccttcaactctgtttatgtactgtctgcctTTGTTGATTgtataacggcactgaatgtttgccatgtatgttttctgtaatctgtaatctgccctggagctcccggtggcacattgggttaaaccgctgagctgctgaacttgctaactgaaaggttggcggtttgaatccagggagtgaggtgagctcccactgttagccccagcttctgccaacctagaagttcaaaaacatgcaaatgtgagtagatcaataagtactaattcggcgggaaggtaacggtgctccatgcagtcatgccggccacatgatcttggagatatctacggacaacgctggctctttggcttagaaatggagatgagcaccaacccccagtcggatatgactacacttaatgtcaggggaaaacctttactttgacATAATCTggcccaagtccccttggggagttaGAGGAGAATataacgtttattattattattattattattattattattattattattattattaccgatGGGCAGAAATTACAATCCAAGAACAGCTGGAGAGTCAGAAGTTCCCCCACTCTCAGGTAAGgctgtttttcttctctttcagcAGCTTCGAGGGACGGGGTTAGTTTTATTTCACTTTAAATACCTTCAATATTATCACACAAAAGGAATCTGTAAAATAGCTAGGAAATGGCATTGGTTCTCACAGGCTTGTGCTGGATTCAATTCAAACATTCCTTCCTTGTTACTCATTGATGGGTGGAGGAAAAAAGACACCAAGTTAATTACCAGCCGCTAAGAAGTTTTAAATCCTCCATTTCCAAAATAAACAGACTCTCAGAAAGAATCCTATGTGAAGTGTCCAGCAAGGAATTGTCAGCCGGACCAAACAACAAACCGTACAATGGCAGTATGATGGTtagaataatagcactataactgTGCAGTGCAAATGGGTCCTGGTCATAAGCTTCCATGTTCCAGGAAAATGCATGGTGTTCCTGTttgttatagcaggcatgggcaaattttggccctccaagtgctttggactccaactcccacaattcctaacagcctcaggttccttcctcccccccccccccccgtagcaaaacgcaaggacagatgtcatcactgtatctggttgtgatccccaggttgtgccagtcagctttcgtttgatattatttctagcacccactttttgcttgatattcaagcagtgcttcttataagtcagagcatggtccagggtaactctcaggcattttggtgtgctgcaatgctccagtgggatcccttcctaggtaatcctcagagctcgagatgcttgccagttcttaagatgaaaagcacacatctatgttttagatgggttaggaatcagctggtttcccctgtaataggcagtaagagtgccctaaagctttgaggagcttttgttcaaccatttcaaatctccctcttgagtggtgatgacacaatcgtcaacatagatgaaactctgtcccttctggcagtggctgatcatttgtgtaaatgttgaacacagatggagcaaaCACCCCCCACTGAGGCAAGCCATTCTTCtcttttcgccatctgcttctctggccctgggaactcaacaaaaaagctcctgttttgtagcacattatcctatgaagcaggtgaagTAGTACTCCTCTGTGGTATTATgcattttttttcaggaggaggcaatgattCCAAAATAAACAGACTCTCAGAAAGAATACTATGTCACGTGTCCAGCAAGGAGTTGTCAGCTGGGCCAAACAACAAACCGTAGGATGGCACTATGATGgttggaataatagcactataaggCACTTGAGGCACTCGAAGTgggcagcttctggtcaaaggaaatttagtataatgccaagtttttaacgccaagtttttaactttgttagaTGTTTTTCTTAACACTATAATTCCTATGTCACGTGTTCAGCAAGGAGTCAGCCGGACCAAACAACAAACTGTTGAATGGCACTATGATGGTtcgaataatagcactataattggtGTTCCTAATTGTTATAGAAGGCctgggccaggcccgtagccaggatttcgtttcggggggggggggggctgaatttttttcaggggggttcggggggggctgagttttgggggcgggggctgagtctgagtgaaagagggtctagcctaggaaaccttttgtatcattaccccaatatcctaTTATtgaattgtgggcaccacaattcaagagagatattgacaagctggaatgtgtccagacgagggcaactaaaatgatcaagggtctggagaacaagccctatgaggagcggcttaaggagctgggcatgtttagcctgaagaagagaaggctgagaggagatatgatagacctgtataaatatgtgagaggaagccacagggaggagggagcaagcttgttttctgcttccctagagactaggacgcggaacaatggcttcaaactacaagagaggagattccatctgaacatgaggaagaacttcctgactgtgagagccgttcagcagtggaactctctgccctggagtatggtggaggctccttc encodes:
- the LOC137094844 gene encoding claudin-19-like, translated to MANSAMVLGLVVAPMGWVLMLAATVTPQWREFPRKPGFPQDVSFSDGLWESCVEVTSLQGKACHAIPEEMAISWPIQMVRALAVVSVLVGFLGYVLSHVGARWWSGSPNYSLTGASGLLLLLSGAMYLCGTSYMAYRALADLTKAQVPPENRYHLGTCLYLGWSGGTAEVFAGLCLASSFHKKDGHRLRSLHVPYRVDY